CTCCGCTCTGAACCAGGGTTCTGTGGACAGGCCTCAGTCCTTGTAAGGAATAACTGGAGAGACACTGGTCGGGCCCTGCCGGGAAGTTTCCTTTAGCTTTACTTCAGCGCGGTGGCCACTAAGCGGCGCACTGGGATGAGGAGAACTCTGGACTGGGCACTCCgcctctctgtttcctcatctgtaaaatgggaatgacaatGCTTACCCCACAGGATTctggtgagaatcaaatgacataatagtATGCGTCAAGCGCTACGCGGACATTAAAGCATTATGCATTTCAGGACGCCTTGATGTTTCAGTTacagttttagaaaaaatatttagccTGTTTGGGGTTTCCTTACTGTGTTTACAAATACATATACGCGTGCGTACTTACATCATggcattatatataaaaatgcactGCCCCGTACCCATGCGGCACATCTATCCTACGGGTACTTCTAAGGGAAAGTGACGACTCCGTAGTTTAGGATCACTCCCGTACCCGGCGCTGATCCCCGCCCCCGCCTCACTCGGCCACACGGAACGTGACGACGACGTCATCAGAGTTGGACCTCATTCATTGGTCGATCCCGAGGAGGCGGGAGAAAGCGGTTGAAGGCTTTTTACGTCACTTCCACTTCCCTTCGCGCAGGCGCTTTCATTTCCCCTAGGCAGAGTGACTAAGATGGAACCGTTGTTGGAGCCGCGGTTGGGTTTGTGGGCCGGGGGCCCCTCGCCGGGCCAGTTTTACCGTATCCCGCCCGTTCCGGGAGCCCTCCCGGGGCCGGAAAGTTCTGTCTACGGAGGCCCGATTACTCGGACGCAGTGAGTGTCCACATCACTTTCCCGAATGGCCGCATCGGGGCCGCCGCTGGGTGGGGGGGTTGGTGGGGAACTCGGGGGAGGTCGCTGATTGGACGGCAGCTGGAACCGGGGCCAAGACCGAGGCCCGGGGGTCACCGGCGTGGAGGGGGAGGTAGCGGCAAAAACCGTGGAAAACCGGAAGTGAAGGTGTCCTGGAGTCTGGGGGCGCTTCCAGCGCCGGCCTCGTTTCCGCCGGGGCTCTGCGGCTGGTTCCTTCTCCGCTGCCTTTCTTCGCTCGCTGCCCTTTTGAGCCTTTGTCCTGCTCCTTTCCTTCTTGCCGGACTTTCCCGGCGCTTCTTCTCGCCGCTCCCCGACCCTTTCTGCTCCTGCTGAAACCGCTAGGCCGGCAGTCACCTGCCCTGCCCTTGTGGGCCCTCCGTCTTTGCCCCGAGCTTTGGTCTCGGTCCTCGGCGCTCCGGTGCTTTCAGTTATACCCTCCGTGCCGGGCACGCccaccttcctcttccctctctctgctcCCGGCGCAGTTGAGCCCCCGCTCAGTGCCCGGGTAACTGGCCCCGGGCGGGCCGCTCATCCTCGGATCCGAAACCGAAGCTCCCTTACCTCCTCAACCCACCCTTCAGGCCTCAGCCTCTTAGAGGCCCCTCCTCGTCCCCTCCCCCCCACGATCCCCACTCCCAGCCCTGGTGTTCCTTCAGACTCTCCTTGTCCCGGCCCAACCAGACACTGCTTTGTCCGGGAACGTTCCTCTGACTCGGTGGCTCTGCCTGAAACCCCTCCCCCTCTCTTGCGTGGTTATTACATTTAGCTTCTCGGCCCCCTCCGCACTTTTATCCTGTCGGTTTTCACacgctctctccctccctctccctccgtTAGAGTGTGAGCGCGGCTCCTGGGGTACCAGTGGGTAGATGCGGAACGATGGAGAGTCCCTCATCTCCAGATGCACTTCctcacgggggggggggggggggggggccgctACCTTCTCTTCAGCGTCTGCCCGCGCAGGGGGGTTGTTTAACCTGAGGAGAGGACGGAGGCCGAGGGTTTGGAAGATTTTTAAGCGTTGTTGTATAAATGGACGTTATCGCCCTTGCATCTTTCCAGGAACCCGATGGTGACGGGGACCTCCGTCCTGGGTGTGAAATTCGAGGGCGGTGTGATACTTGCGGCGGACATGCTGGGCTCCTATGGCTCCCTGGCTCGTTTTCGAAATATCTCTCGGATCATGCGTGTCAACAACAACACCATGCTTGGTGCTTCTGGGGACTATGCCGATTTCCAGTATGTGAAGCAAGTCATTGACCAGATGGTGTAAGTCAACATGAGGGCCCAGTGTCTCCGTCCTTTGGTGCCGGTTCCATAGAGGCCACGCCTCATTTCTAGGGCCCATCCTGAGGAGTCCTCAAGTGGGGAGGAGAGAATGTTCTATCTTCCTTCCGCACAGGGCATTAGGATGCTCTTCTGAGCCTGTAGTGGGAGATGATGTAGCAGGAGCTGGGCTGTTTTCCCTCACAGCTCCCTGGCATCTTATTGGGGGGTAGAAGGATCTCCCTGGCTGCTGCTTCACTGTTTAGTTCCTCCTTCTCAATTCTTCTGAAGGATTGATGAAGAGCTGCTGGGTGATGGACATAGCTACAGCCCCAAAGCCATCCATTCTTGGTTGACCAGAGCCATGTACAGCCGCCGCTCCAAGATGAACCCGCTCTGGAACACCATGGTCATCGGCGGCTATGCGGATGGGGAAAGGTAGGTTAGGAGACATCTGAGGCTTTGACAGGGCCTCGACCCCAAGGCTGTATTCACCTGCTCACCCCTGATCCAAATTCAGAAATTAATGGTGGGGTGGGGCCTGGGGAGGTCCAAAGTAGAAGGGGCCCTTTGACCAGTTTCACTGTCTCTTTCCAGCTTCCTTGGCTATGTGGACATGCTTGGTGTAGCTTATGAAGCCCCCACGCTGGCCACTGGTTACGGTGCCTACTTGGCCCAGGTAAGCAGGCTGACCCTGACCTCCCCGCAGTAACAGGAGTGGGGGGGGCTTCTCCAGGATAGAATTCTAAGTACTAAGGAAGGTGTGAGGCATTGAATAGACTTTCCCTAATGTGAGACGTTGGTAGAAATGTGTCATCTTCTCCCTCTTTGCCACCATCCCCCAATTCCGTAATCCCGCGGTTCTTTCCCTCTCAGCCCTTGATGCGAGAGTTTCTGGAGAAGAAGCCAGTTCTAAACCGGGCAGAGGCACGGGAGCTGGTGGAGCGCTGCATGCGCGTGCTGTACTACCGGGACGCTCGTTCTTATAACAGGGTAAGGCACAGTCAGGCCGAGGGTTGGGGTGCCACTGAGGGTCTGTGGCTATCTAGAACAGTTAACCTCCTCAATCTAAAGTGCATATCACCTTATCCCTCATCTTACTCCTCTTAAAATCTGAGGGAAATCAAATTCCTTGGCCTGACACCAAGCCAGGGGGGTTTTCTGAAGCCTCACAACCACCACATTCTGTTTTGCCTTTTAGTTTGAAGTTGCCACAGTGACTGAGAAAGGAGTTGAAGTAGAGGGACCTCTGTCTGCAGAAACCAACTGGGATATTGCCCACCTGATCAGGTGACTTGAAATTCAGGGTTTCTCTTTTGGGCGGGGGATATTAGGGATTGTAGATGGGAATGGTAAACGTGAACTCTGTTGggtatggtttttttcttttctgaagatgCCATGAATTCTAGAAGAGAATTTGAGCTGTCCTCTGCTAGAATTTGGGCACTGGTCAGAGTGACTGCCTTGGAAGTcaggaaaaatgaatttgaatcctCCATCTGCCTCTTTTACTAGTTGTGGAAACCATGATCATTTAGGTTccatttaacctttaaaaaatagatgtttTAAGTACTTGTGAAGCAGTGCTGTTTTTAAGCCATAATTCTGTCTTTTCTGCCtcaaatggttttttttttccttctcttttttagtGGTTTTGAGTGATGCAGTTTTATCTCCAGCCTCTTCTATTATGCTCTCACAGTTACCCTGCTATTAAAGCCATGTTGGCTGTCCCAGGACTGAGATTTGACTTTCTTCTTTTATAAGAGATTGGTAGGAAATAAATAATTCTGGACCTTTTGTCTTTGTGCTTGTGGGATAAGATGGTGAGCCTGTTGCCTCTTGCAGTTCGCTTCCACCCACACAACCACCTAGTTTTCATTCTCTCTCAAGACATCTTTGttcaagaaaatgaatttgtTCTGTAAGGAAGTATCCACACTGAATTCTTTTGGGCCTCAGACTCTCTATATAAAGGAAGTCCCCAAAGATTAATGCTAATGCTCTAATGTAATCTTAAGCCTGGTTTCAACAAAAGTGCATTTTTAAAGTAGCAATAAGGTGCTTAATAATTTAGTGGCAAACAAAGATCAATGAAAATTGCAAATACAGCCACAAAATTGACTTTACATAAAGTAGTCAACTTATTGGGCtatcctccctctcccttccccccctaaAAAAACCCCATTCAagtgaaaaagtaaaagaaaaccaAGGACAGAATGGGCCTTGGCTTTGTAGTGTAGaacgctcccccccccccccagtctgatCTCTCATTCCATAGAGGTCTGCAAATTTGCTCAAATTGTGTGGCTTCCAAAATCACAAAACTCACTGTATCATAAAGTTGGGAGAGGCATTAAGAAAAGCAGTGTTGgttctaaaattaaattatctctgGTACATTGGTTATCTGGGCTTATATTTTACctcttgtgtttaaaaaaaaaaaaaaaaaaatcaccctttTAAAAGTAAAATCCATATCCAAAGCAGTTGATGAAATGGGCTTTGAATTTTCTCCCTTAAGTATGATCATTCCCCTTAAATTACATACATACCTAAATATCGAATGTAATTCATCCACTCAGACATGAATTTTCTAAAGAGCTGAATTCTATAGCTCTTAAATGCCCCAAATGATAGCAAATACCAAATCCAGGGGGAATGTGCTGGGGTGTGGGAAAGTGATGGAAATAAGAGGTTCTGCTTTGGCAGAATGGACAACATGGCATAAAACACCAGCCTATGGCATCCCCAACTCTTACTTCCAACAGACTTGTTTCAGGAAGGTCAGTTTCCCAAACATTTGACTCTGTAAGAGATGATGTAATTGCTAAATTCTGATTTTAAGAAAGGGTGGAAACTCTAGTAGGGGATACAACTTAGACCTATTACTCCCAAGACAAGGAtacccaaaatgaaaacaaatttgtttataaatcattttccCTGGTTTTATTAAATGTTCCACTTATGTACAATTTAAAGATGAATCATTTACAGGTCTGTGCACACTGCCTCCCGGCTCCCTGAAGGGAAAGTTGCTAAAAACCTCAGGATGGACAAACAGAAGCGTAGCCGTGGGCAAGGTGGGCTGGtggtgtttttttcctctttgctgtTATgtcaaaatgcatttatttccGTTTATATCTTAAGtacatacaataaaaaaaaaaccctcaaacatGCAAACTGTAGAAaaattgtggtttttttcctttttttccttctttgaagctggcagtgaaaaataaaaagatacaatGTCTGTGCACACCCCAGTCTATCTTGTCTCCGGGTTGGGTTCTTCTCTCTAGCTCTAGGGAAAGTATGGCAAAGCCACACAAAAAACAAGGGTATATTggctatggttttttttttttaatttttatttttttgtttttacctttaaaaaaaaaaaaatttaaaggttgACCATGGCCTGTACAATTATATCTCCTGGCTATGGTGCACACAATTCTCCTGAGCAGGCTTGGGCTTTTCCTTCCTACCCCAGGACCCCTCCTCTTCCTAAGGGCACTGGCAGGATACAGACCAGCACACAGTGGGGAGGTAGAGAGGATCCCATGCCCTACTGTGAGCCTAAGCCTTCAGTTACTTTGTTTATTCCATGCTCCCAATCTCTAGAAATAAGATGAATCTCATCAAAATAGGGGAGGAGCAGAGGGAcaagggtggggaaagggagtCAAGTATTCACAAAAGCCAGAGCTTATTTACTTTCTgtgaaaattacttttaaaaatccaaaaaaatattttggataatTAGAGACGGTTCACACATTTTTAAAGCCACAATTTTAAATGTAGGATCACAGCAGAAACCAATACCtcggggaggaaaggaaaaagaagatggaGGGGGATCTgaatttggtgatttttttttaaacatcttttttcccttttatgtatAAAAAGTTAAGaccacaatggaaaaaaaaaaaaaaaagacatgtatatgtgtacacacacacacatacatatgccaGTTTGTCAGctacatatttttatcttttcccatcttcAGAAATGGTCTTACATTAACAATGGTTAGATAGTATCATGCCCAAAGACATCAGCCGCAcaataaaaaaaacagaacaatgaTACAGTTGAGGTAAGgggaaacaaaccaaaaaaagaaaaaaaaattcactcatgatggatttttttctttttcttatgtttcgTTGGAAAAATACCAAACacagtgattttattttttttaaaaaaagtcatgaaAACCTCTCTTGCAGAAGCTGAATAGCCTCTGGCCAGCTCCTCAGCTTAGACATGAtccattaatttcctttaatTCAAAGGGAAGTATGAACCAACACAAGGGGGtggcaagaaaattaaaaaaccaaagtTCCCATCCCGCCTTGTACCtcatttccccccaccccctcgcctactcctcccctccccaggaGTTTACCCTTCAGATTTCCATCAAATCCAGGTCAGCCTCTTCGAAGCCATAGAAAGACTCTGTTTCACTTTCACCTTCGAAGAGCTGGTGAAGGCTCTCGGGTTCAATTACCTCTTCAGGAGATGGTCTGGATTGGGGTGTGGAGTCGGCAGGCTCCTCTTCAGTCTGCTCCCCACTCAGTTTCAGCTGCTCCTCCAGGGAAGTAATCAGCTCCTCCTGCATGTCAGCGTTGCGGGTAGGTGAGTTAGCTGTGCCATCGGGGCCAGGCAGCACACTGGCCACCAAGAAGGACTGCTGGACTAACTCTGGGCAGTCTGCGATGACCTCCAGCACCTCTGCCAGCCAACAAAGCACCAGCTGAAGGAGGATGTCAGAGTCACATGTGCCATCTGCCATCTCTCGGGCCTGCTCTTTCCACTTTTTGTGAATGAAGTTCTTGACAGTCCTTTTGATGCACACATCCAAAGGCTGGATCTTGGAGCTACAACCCGCAGGCACCACAGCCGGGAGAGTGCTGTAGGAGCTGAGCATGGACAGCACTTCCTCGGACAGGTGGGTGCGATGGCAATCCATCACCAACATGCCCTTGCTGCGCTGGCAGGCTGTGTGCTTCTGCCACACCCTCGAGGACCACAGCTCCATGATCTCGTCATCGCTGTAGCCACTCTCTTTGGCCTCCAGCAGGATAGACTCTGGCACATTGGTGGGCTGCTCCATCTGCCCCCTATAGAAGACCAGGGTGGGAAGGACGGTGCCATCCGCCAGGATGGACAGCACGACATCACACCAGGGCTCCCCTGTGCCCACCGTCTGCAGGGCGTTTTCCTTCCGATCATCGCTGCTCAGTACCTCTGCGTCTAGAAACAGGGAGATTTCATCGATGGCCACGATCATAGAAAGAGGCAGGTCCTGGGTATGGATCTGCCTCTGCACAAACTCAATGAAGAGTCCAGCATTTTCTGCCACTTCCTTGGGTAGGGTGTGAGCCACGGCCCTCCGGGCATGAGGGGTCAGGTGGTGTCGAAGCATAAACCTCACTGCCCACTCATAGGAGATCTTGAAACCGCCCTCCAGCGAACGCCCGATTTTGGTGGCCTTCTGGAAGAGTGTTTCCTCATTGACAGGAAGCTGCTGTTCCCGCTGTGTCAGGACCCATTCGGCCAACTTCTCCTCGGCTTCTAAACTCAGATACTTGCCCTCCAGATTCTCTCCTTGGGAGGCCTGAAAGCGCCGCAGCCAACGCCGGATACGCCGCTGTGGGTTGCGGAAATGCTCAGCTGCCTGCTCGGTATTGCAGCATAAGGCAAACAGTACCACTCGCAGCTTCTTTACTGACAGCTGTTCCTTCTTGCCGGCTCCACTGAGGCCCCCGGCTGCTGTTGGCTCGGGTTCTGACAGAGCTAGGGCTCCTTCCTCTTGCTCGTCAGGACTCAGGCACTCAGCCCCCTCTGCATGCAGAAGGGATGCTGGAGTCTGGGGACAGCCGGGGGCTCCCGGAGGGAGAAGTGGAGATGATGCTGACAGCAGCTGGGCCTGGTGAACAGGTGGCTCCCCACACTCAGAGGGGGTGCCCACGGATTTCACAGTGGCAATTTTGTTGTGGGGGAAAGCAGAAGGGTAGGTGTTCTTTATGCCCCGGTCATGGGCCTGGCCAtgcctgaaagaaaaaaagaagagcaaaaagaaaGTCCTTTTTTGAATAATAGAAAACACAAGGATAAAGGGCCAAAATATTCAACACTGACACAAAGATACCCAGAAAGGAATTTGGTTACCTAGAATGGGATATCCAAGTCAGTCCTGCAGAACGAGAAGTCAAAGAAGATAGTTAAATTAAGAAAAGGAACTCTTCCCCCACTCAAGGATCAGTAACAGCTGAAGCTTATACAAACTACAAAGacaatatttcccaatttaatGCAGCAAAAAGCCCAGGCAGAAACTGAGGAGGGGACAACTGACACCAGCTAGAAATACTGCTGCTTTCTCAGTCAGTAGGAGCTCACCATTCTATCTgatcttttcttcctcaaaacaaattcctgaCAACCCTTCTCGACCCTTTCCTGTTCCCTCCCCAGCTCACCTCGTGGTAGGATATTGCTGGATTGATGTGATGGATTGAAGACCAGATGTTTAGCCATGGCATCTCCCACAGAAGTAACAAAAACGCAGGAAGTACAGGCCAGCTTGATCCCACTGAGGCAGAATAAAAGGTGGCATGCGGCCACCAACAGAGAAGTTTGAGAAATGagcttctcttttctcatttttcccaacCACACCAGACGTACccccaagaaaacatcaaaggaaaatgTCTTGTTAATAACATTATAAACATCATACCTGACAGTGGAGTTCTTAAACAAGGCCAGGTACTTGGGGCTCTTCCGTGGAACATGATTGCTGAGGCAAAAGAAAACTGACATTAACCCATCCAAATAGATACTGGCTGCTCCTCTCAATGGTCCAAAGACTGGAGATGCTGCTTGTACCCCACCTGGCTCCAGTTACCTTCCCAATCCCTTTCTCTCTGCCAAGTTAGAAACTGAGACATGAAAGCTAATGGATGGTTTAGTTTAGAAGGAAGGTTGAAGGCCTCGTGCAGACAGGGGGTAGGGAACAGACTTTGGAAAGCTGAGGATGCTAAGGGGGCAACGGGAAGGGCCAATGTCTGGTCACATGGCCTACTTGATCATGTGGTTGGCATATGCTCTGGAGCAGCAGGTGCTATAGCGACACAGGGAGCAGTGGACATAGGTAGGGAAATGATTGGGGAAATCGGGGATCTCAAAGCTGCACTCCAGGCACGTTTGCCGGCCCATGACACTCCTGCTAAAAGAAAGGGAGAATCTCATTAGTGCTGAATTAAAGTGAATCTCCATAGTGTTACAGGGGTTCCCCCAGAACCCCACAGAAAGGCTACCAAGCCACCTCGGTGGTTGGCAACCATTCTACCCAACCAGCCCCGAGTGGCCCAGCACTTAGTGGAAGGCGCTGACATTTTCTTGACAGCTTTCTTCTGGATGCTTCGCTGGACAGGGGGATAAAGGAAGATGGGAAGAGGGTCTGCTGGGGTAGACAGGGGGGCAGCATCTTGCAAGGCATTAGGTGGTGCATCATTTGAGGAGACAGGCAGTATTCGTGGCTGTCCTCGGGATGCCCGGATGGTCACCTGAAAGGGGGTAAAAAAAGGTACATTTAGCCACTCTTGGTCTTCAGTGGGGAAGGAGGATGAATGTTAAGGTGCTGACACTCCTCCTGCCACGCTCAGTTAACTTCAAGCAGCCCTGGCCCTTTACCTTGGTGCCTGGTTTCAGGCCCTCCAGCTGTTTGGGCTTGCGGAAGGTTTTGTGATGCTGAAGTTTGTGCTCTATTTTGTCCTTGGCAAACAGAAACTGCAGCCGGCATTTATTACAGTGATAGACACTCTTCTTCTGAGGGAtaagagacatttaaaaaaaacaaaacaaaacaaaacaaaacaaaaaaaccccaaagcaaaaacaaaccctGAAGGGCCCAACCTAAGAGTCATTCCCTGAGTAGAGAAAGGGCATGAAGGCAACAGACACTTCATACACATTTATTCCAAATTGGGAATTTTGATTAACCGAGGGACAAAGGAAAGAACCCAAGGACAGCAACACCTGCTTTTCAAGAGGTGGACTCAAAGGCTTGTCATcttctcagttcttcctgattcacTGAACAATACAGTATTAGGCAAATTGCTCAACACTTCAATCTCTATCTTAATAATGGGATTATTATCTATTCCTGAACAAATTGCATAGGATCACCTGAAAGGTCCCTTTGAGGAGGGATTTTTTCCTTCactgtatttgtatttccagtgacTAGCAAAGGGCCTGGCACCTAGAAGGCCCTGAGtacatgcttgttgattgattgatcttatTTGATTCTGACAAAGAGAGGGCTCCTATTGTTGAAGTGCAtctgagaaagggaaggaaaggagaaagggaaagggataagcatttatatagcacctattgtgtgccaggcactatactaagtgctttataaatattatcacatttgatcctcataacaaccctgtcaGGCAGGTGCTAAAATGGGGataccattttacagttgaggaaactgaggcagaggttaagtgacttgcccagggtcacacagcttttataagtgtctggggctggatctgaactcaggatttcctgactccatgcccagctCTCTGTGCACTATGGCTCCACTAGCTGCCTCATTAAATCGAAGCTGAGAGTTTTCCCTGCAATCCAGGGGCCCATTTGACAGATCCTGGTGAAGAATATTCAAGCTGGCTTAGCAATCATCCTTTCTGTGGTCCCTTGATTTGCCTTTTGTGTAAGGCCCAAGGACCCAGGTGAGGTCAGATCAAGATAGTGAATATCGGGTTGTGATATTCTTCTTTTAAATGACGAAGACTAATAATAATCTTTTCTGCTTAGTCAAACTTTGGGGAAAGTTACCTGGTGCCTCATGAAATGTTGCTGGAATGCATTGCCATTTTTGAAGACCTTCAAACAGTAAGGGCAGAGCAGATGCCGGGTATCCTCATGGATCATGCGAAAATGACCATCTACTTCTGAGTACAGGGAAGAGCGGTACTGACACACCTAATCATGGAGGGACAGGATGGAATGGCAGGGGTTAAAGTGGCCAGGCTATGGCCAAGAAAGGTAGTCAAGTCTTTTCCCAATACATATGAAACATAACCACGTTGGGAAAAGAGCAAACTCTCTAATGTTATTGCTACAGCTGTAGACAAGAAGAGTTAAGTTTAAAAAGTCTAGGTGAGCATCCTAAGCTGGCAGATGCACTGAAAAAAGAGAGTCAAACAGGAGAGGCAGAAGCCAATATTCTGGACCCGAAGCTGGCACACATATTTCCCTCCTGGGCATGAATCTTCTAAAAAAGGTAGGAAAGTTTTGTAAATGACAACTAGTCCTTATACACACCACTCACTACCCTTGTGGGTACATGCTTTAATCCCGGGCATGGTTCAGGCCTGACTGGCATATCCCCAGAGTGATCGATGAGGGAGGAGTCAGGAAGTAAAACAATACCTGGCAAACGTAAGGCATCTCCCCGGGTTTGTGGGTGTCCTTCATGTGCTGGAGGAACAAGGGCTCACTCTCAAAGGCCCACTCACAAATCTTGCACTTAGCTGTAAGGGCGGGAAGCAAGAGATCAACCCAACAGTCTTCAAACCCAACATATCCTTTTCTAATGGCACCTTCATAGAAGTTCATAACTAACTTTGACCAAGTCCTTAGTATGTGCTAAGAAGTGGGGAAATCACCATCATGATCACACTGATTCTCAAAGAAGTGAAAGGCAGTATGGTACAGAGAGGGAAGATGGCCTCAGAATTGAGAAGAGTTACATCTGAGGCCCACCAGATCAGAAATGTATCAGCTCATGCATGAGCAGGAGTAAAGATTTCATCCCACCTTTGGAGATGAGTAACTTATCTGCACCAGGGGAGAGAATTTCCATACTGAGAGTTCCCAAAACAGATAAAATCAAAGGTCAGAACCAAAAAATAACAGTAATTAAAGGTATCCAAACATATGAATACCCTGCTGTGTAttcaatgcatttattaagtgtttattttaGTCTTAAGAAATCATGTAATTATCATCACAATTAATGAATATATttgataaaagcaaaagaaaaacttttaactcAAGAATTTAAATATATCAGATTACTGATGTCATACTGGTCTCAATCTATATTCCTAAAAACTTTGTGAAGGCCTGCACTTTCTTCTTACTCTCCTCTAAGTCTGCACAGTCTCCTCACTTCAACTGAATTCACCCTGATCTGTCACCTCCACTGGCCTCCTTTCTGTTATCACGCTCCAGGAGCTCTTGGAAGCCTCCAATACTGCCCATCACCCTCCTCCTTGGGTACTCTTTTCCCTCTAGGCCTCCACTGCTCTCTTCTGGTCTGTCCTTCCTGATTATGCCCTCTCAGTCTCCTTGGCTAGATCTTCAGCTAACCATGGGTGAACTTCAAGGCTCTGTCCTCGATCTTCTCATCTTCGTTTTATAATACTTTTATGCAAACATTTCTGACATCTTTTTATACAGCCCTAACTTTTGAGATTTCCAATATTGCATTAGACTTGCTCtgggtcctttttttcttttccttctcaattaAAATCCCTCTTTCTGCAAGAGGCCTTCCCTAGGACACCTGAAACTCAGTGCCTTCTCTTCTTCTACAAGCAGTTAGGTAGCACTATGGATATAGCACTAGgcatggattcaggaagactcaagttcaaatccagccacagacacttactagcttgtaCAATCCTGAGCAAAGCATTccacctctgtttgcctcagtttctttaactgcaaaatgaggataatatcacctaccttccaaagttgttgtgaggagtatatgagaattaataataattgtaaagtattttagcacagtgactggcacacataagtattaaataaaacaaGTTCCTTTCCTCTATGATTATCTCAAGTTTATTCTAcatatatcttgtttgtgcatagatttttgtatgttgtcttccccaataGAACGGGAGTTCTATGTTCAGCAGagtacctagcacacagtaggtacttaataaatatttgctgatttaaTTAAACTAAAAGGCAAGAATGGCACGGTGGTAAGAAGAAGAAGTAAGAGGCAATGTTGCTTGGAAGAAACTCTtccatttatggttttcttcTATGCTATTTTCAATAAAGCAAAA
The Sminthopsis crassicaudata isolate SCR6 chromosome 4, ASM4859323v1, whole genome shotgun sequence genome window above contains:
- the POGZ gene encoding pogo transposable element with ZNF domain isoform X14, translating into MADTDLFMECEEEELEPWQKISDVIEDSVVEDYNSVDKTATAGNPLVQQGGQPLILTQNPASGLSTMVTQPVLRPVQVMQNANHVTNSPVTSQPIFITTQGFPVRNVRPVQNTMNQVGIVLNVQQGQTVRPITLVPAPGTQFVKPTVGVPQVFSQMTQVRPGSTMPVRPTTNTFTTVIPATLTIRSTVPQSQSQQTKSTPSTSTTPTATQPTSLGQLAVQPPSQSSQAPNPKLVSIASFVTVKRPGVTGENSNEVAKLVNTLNTIPSLGQSPGPMVVSNNSPAHSSQRTSGPESSAMKVTSPIPTFDLQDGGRKVCPRCNSQFRVTEALRGHMCYCCPDLVDFLKKGKPLDSEPSITSATKPPSPEKTAPMPSTPSSTPAPTLSPPAKAPEPMENSGDVTQSKLIMLVDDFYYGRDSGKVSQLLNFPKVPTSFRCPHCTKRLKNNIRFMNHMKHHVELDQQNGEVDVHTICQHCYRQFSTPFQLQCHLENVHSPYESTTKCKICEWAFESEPLFLQHMKDTHKPGEMPYVCQVCQYRSSLYSEVDGHFRMIHEDTRHLLCPYCLKVFKNGNAFQQHFMRHQKKSVYHCNKCRLQFLFAKDKIEHKLQHHKTFRKPKQLEGLKPGTKVTIRASRGQPRILPVSSNDAPPNALQDAAPLSTPADPLPIFLYPPVQRSIQKKAVKKMSVMGRQTCLECSFEIPDFPNHFPTYVHCSLCRYSTCCSRAYANHMINNHVPRKSPKYLALFKNSTVSGIKLACTSCVFVTSVGDAMAKHLVFNPSHQSSNILPRGLTWISHSRHGQAHDRGIKNTYPSAFPHNKIATVKSVGTPSECGEPPVHQAQLLSASSPLLPPGAPGCPQTPASLLHAEGAECLSPDEQEEGALALSEPEPTAAGGLSGAGKKEQLSVKKLRVVLFALCCNTEQAAEHFRNPQRRIRRWLRRFQASQGENLEGKYLSLEAEEKLAEWVLTQREQQLPVNEETLFQKATKIGRSLEGGFKISYEWAVRFMLRHHLTPHARRAVAHTLPKEVAENAGLFIEFVQRQIHTQDLPLSMIVAIDEISLFLDAEVLSSDDRKENALQTVGTGEPWCDVVLSILADGTVLPTLVFYRGQMEQPTNVPESILLEAKESGYSDDEIMELWSSRVWQKHTACQRSKGMLVMDCHRTHLSEEVLSMLSSYSTLPAVVPAGCSSKIQPLDVCIKRTVKNFIHKKWKEQAREMADGTCDSDILLQLVLCWLAEVLEVIADCPELVQQSFLVASVLPGPDGTANSPTRNADMQEELITSLEEQLKLSGEQTEEEPADSTPQSRPSPEEVIEPESLHQLFEGESETESFYGFEEADLDLMEI